From the genome of Eublepharis macularius isolate TG4126 chromosome 12, MPM_Emac_v1.0, whole genome shotgun sequence, one region includes:
- the LOC129338809 gene encoding ATP-sensitive inward rectifier potassium channel 12, whose amino-acid sequence MSTGRINSYSIVSSEEDGLTLTTMPGVNGFGNGKIHTRRKCRNRFVKKNGQCNVEFTNMDDKPQRYIADMFTTCVDIRWRYMLLLFSLAFLVSWLLFGLVFWLIALVHGDLEKPTADETFTPCLLQVNGFVAAFLFSIETQTTIGYGFRCVTEECPLAVFMVVLQSIVGCIIDSFMIGAIMAKMARPKKRAETLLFSHHAVVAMRDGKLCLMWRVGNLRKSHIVEAHVRAQLIKPRITEEGEYIPLDQIDIDVGFDKGLDRIFLVSPLTILHEINEESPLFGISRQDLETDDFEIVVILEGMVEATAMTTQARSSYLSSEILWGHRFEPVLFEEKNQYKVDYSHFHKTYEVPSTPCCSAKDLMENKFLLPSTNSFCYENELAFMSRDEEEEEDDDSRGLDDPNSDNQPEFDRLQATVALDQRPYRRESEI is encoded by the coding sequence ATGAGTACGGGCAGAATCAACTCTTACAGCATTGTATCTTCAGAGGAAGACGGGTTGACCTTAACCACCATGCCTGGAGTGAATGGTTTTGGCAATGGTAAGATCCACACAAGGAGAAAATGCCGGAACCGGTTTGTAAAGAAGAACGGCCAATGCAACGTTGAGTTTACTAACATGGATGATAAGCCTCAAAGGTATATTGCGGACATGTTTACAACGTGTGTGGACATCCGTTGGAGGTATATGCTGTTACTCTTCTCCCTTGCCTTTCTGGTATCCTGGTTGTTATTTGGTCTTGTTTTTTGGCTAATAGCGCTTGTGCATGGAGATTTAGAGAAGCCAACGGCAGACGAAACGTTCACACCTTGTCTCCTGCAGGTGAACGGCTTTGTTGCCGCTTTCCTGTTCTCCATTGAGACTCAAACAACTATTGGCTATGGATTCCGTTGCGTGACAGAGGAGTGCCCTCTAGCTGTCTTCATGGTGGTCCTCCAGTCCATTGTAGGGTGTATAATAGATTCTTTCATGATTGGTGCAATCATGGCAAAAATGGCTAGGCCCAAGAAAAGGGCGGAAACCTTACTCTTCAGCCATCACGCTGTTGTGGCCATGAGAGATGGCAAGCTTTGTCTGATGTGGAGAGTGGGTAATCTTCGAAAGAGCCATATTGTTGAAGCTCACGTCCGAGCTCAACTAATTAAGCCCCGTATCACCGAAGAAGGGGAATACATCCCACTTGACCAAATAGATATTGATGTTGGGTTTGACAAAGGCTTGGACCGTATATTCTTGGTGTCTCCTCTCACCATCCTTCATGAAATCAATGAAGAAAGCCCACTGTTTGGGATCAGCCGGCAGGATCTGGAGACTGACGATTTTGAAATTGTGGTGATCCTAGAAGGTATGGTGGAAGCCACCGCCATGACGACACAAGCCCGGAGCTCATACTTGTCTAGTGAGATCCTCTGGGGCCACCGCTTTGAGCCTGTCTTATTTGAGGAGAAAAACCAGTACAAAGTGGACTACTCACACTTCCATAAGACCTACGAGGTCCCATCGACTCCCTGCTGCAGTGCCAAGGACTTGATGGAAAATAAATTCCTCCTCCCGAGCACCAACTCCTTCTGCTATGAGAACGAACTAGCCTTCATGAGCCgcgatgaagaggaggaggaagatgatgaCAGTAGGGGTTTGGACGATCCAAATTCAGACAACCAACCTGAATTTGACAGGCTTCAGGCTACAGTTGCCCTGGATCAAAGGCCATACAGAAGGGAATCGGAAATATGA